Within Lentimicrobiaceae bacterium, the genomic segment CGTGTTGTATCCCGTGTTGCAAAAAGTGAAGGTTTGCCGGGCTGAACTGCTATGCTCCGGAACAAAATGGTAAAACCTGCCTTTTCCAATACCTGCGGAACAAAATCAAGATCTCCCATCGAAATGCCACCGGTAAGAATGATTACATCGTTGTTTTCAGCAGACTGTTGTATCAAATGCAGAGTAGTTTCCTCATCATCGGAGGCTATGCCCTGGTAAGTAGCTACAAAGCCAGCTTTGTGGGCTTGTGCGATCAACTGATAAGCATTGGAATTGCGGATTTGAGACATTGCGGGAGCCTGGAATGGTTCCACTAACTCGTTCCCGGTAGAAATTACCGCAATTTTCGGTTGCACTGCCACCAAAGGGTTTACACAACCTACTGCCGCCATCACGGCGATATGCTGCGGTTGGATTAGTATTCCTTTGGGTAGCACCACATCTTCTTTTTTTACATCTTCGGCGCGGTAACAAATGTTGTGTGCTGTTTTAACGCCCGTAAACCGTATGGTCTTTTCCCCGGTTTTCTGTGTGTCTTCTACCATCAGCACACCATCAGCACCTTCGGGAACGGGGGCTCCGGTCATAATTTTTGAGCAGTAGTTTTCAGTAATTTTTTCTTTAGGGAAAGTTCCGGCAGCGATAAATTCTTTTACTCTAAGCTCATTGGTAATATCCTGCAAGCGGCAGGCGTAACCGTCAACTGCCGATTTGTCGAAAGGGGGCATATCGGTATCCGACAAAATATCTTCAGCAAGTATCCTCCCTGCCGAATCCAGAAAATTTATTCTTTCAGCCGGAAGTGGAAACGCAGATTGCATCACAATGTCAATGGCTTCTTCAAAAAATATCATCAGAAAGATTTTCCTGCAAAACTAATTAAGTTGGAGATATGTCTATTGATTCCTGTCAATTTTGTTTTTCAGGAAATCGTAAATTTCAATCTGGCTGCGATGGCGTTGCTGACTGCCGTTTTTCCGGTACTGGTTTGGTTTTTCGAATTTAATGTATCTCGCCTTACAATTATCGTTCAGGTAAATATCGAGCATGGTACGTAATTCCTGCCGTATTTCGGGGTCAAGAATCGGGGTAGCCACTTCAATGCGGTTGTCGAAATTGCGGATCATCCAGTCGGCAGAAGAAATAAATATTTTTTCGTCGCCACCGTTTGCAAACACAAGCACACGTGTATGTTCAAGAAAACGGTCAACGATGCTAATAGCTTCGATATTTTCGCTGAGTCCTGTTATCCCAGGCTGTAAAGTGCAGCTTCCCCTGATGATAAGTTTGATTTTCACTCCTTCATTGCTTGCCTGGTACAATTTGTTGATGGTTTTTTCATCCACCAGATTATTGAGTTTGATAATAGTGTATGCCTGTTTGCCATTGCGGGCATTTTTTATCTCTTCATTGAGCATACGGATAAAAAATCTGCGCATGCTGAAAGGGGAAACGATAAGGGTTTTGAATTTTTGCTGTTTGTAGTTGGCTTCAAACAATTCGAACACTTTCAGCACTTCGCCAGCTATGTCCTGGTTGGCAGTTAGCAAGCTGTGGTCAGTATAAATTCTGGCGGTTTGTTCGTTAAAATTGCCTGTACCGACATTGGCATACAAAACGTCCTGATTATTTTCCCTTCGCCGAATCAGCATCAGCTTGCAGTGCACCTTGTAACCGGGGATGCTGTGAATTATTTTTACGCCTTCTTCCCTTAGTTTCTGCGTCCAGTAAATGTTCGCTTCTTCGTCGAAACGAGCTTGCAATTCGAGGAAAACTGTTACCGATTTGCCATTACGGGCTGCATTGATCAGGGCATTAATTACGTTGGAATTGGTGGCAACCCGGTAGATGGTCATACGAATTGACCGCACTTTGGGGTCGATAGAAGCTTCGCGAAGCAGATCGAGGATGTACTGAAACGACTGGTATGGAAAATGTATCATTACATCTTTTTGTCTGATGGCGCTGAAGATACTTTTATTGGCTGCAAGGTGAATGTGGGGCAGAGGCAACAGTTTTTCATATTCCAGGTCTTTGTTTCCCATGTTGGGGAACGACATAAAATCCTTGAAATTATGATATCTTCCCCCTTTTATTAGTGTGTCGTTGCGGGTGAACCCGAGTTTTTTCAACAGGGTTTTCAGCAGGACTTCAGGAATGTATTTATCAAAAATCAACCTTACAGGCGAGCCAAGTTTACGTTGTTTGAGACTTTCCTGCATAGTTTCGAGGAAACTTTTTGATACATCGGTGTCAATGTCGAGTTCGGCGTCGCGGGTAAGCTTTACCGTATAGGCTTTAAAAGTATCGTAACCAAAGGGTGAAAAAATTTCGGAAAGGCAATACCGGATAACATCGTCGAGGAGGATGATGTATTTTTTGCCGTGCATTTCCGGAAGGATTAAAAAGCGGGGGACAAGCGGGCTGGGGATTTCCATCAGCGCAAAACGGTCTTTGATATTGGTGCGGTCGCTATGCAACAGAATGGCAAAATAAATAGATTTATCTTTTAATGATGTGGCAGCAGTGAGGTTGTCGAGCATTATAGGAAATAGAAAAGGACGAACTGACTCGCGAAAGTAATTTTTTACAAATGCGCTGTGTTCACGATGGATGGTGCGTTCGTTGAGAATAAAAATAGAGTTTTTCTCGAGCTCCTTGAGTATTTCGTGCCAGATTTTGGCAAATTTTTTCTGCTGTTCGGTATCAATATACGAAATTTCCTGCAGCATTTCAATGGGATCAAACGGCAGTCCTTCCGCTTCTTTTTTGTTCATGTTTGCCATACGGGTAAGCGTGGCAACTCTTACGCGGAAAAATTCGTCGAGGTTGTTTGAGTAAATGCCAAGGAATTTTATGCGTTCAATAAGAGGTGTGGTGGGGTCTGCTGCTTCCTGAAGCACACGGTCGTTAAAGTGCATCCAGGTGATTTCGCGCGAAATTGCACAATTTTTATGTTTTATATTTCCGTTCTGTTTCACAGCTGCTTTTGTCTTTGCGATTCTCATTCAATATTTCCCGAAAGCAAAGGTATAAAAATAGTTATACGCCGGGCGTTTATCATTCAAGCATTTTAGGGAACAGTACAAATTTGCATTTAAAAGCAGCCCATGCAAGGTTGTCCCAATCGTCGGAAGCAAATTCTATGCATACTACGCCCGAAGTAGGCAGGTAATCAATGGGTTTTTCGAGAAAGATGTTGGCAAAGTTTGTAATCGTCGGGTTATGGCCTACGAGCATCACACTTTGTATCCTTGCGGGTATATCGAAAAAGATATCAAAAAAATCGTCGGCGTCGGAAGCATAGATGCTTTTTTCTGTTCTTATTTCGCTCAAAGGATAATGAAAAGCATGTGCAAGAATTTTTGCAGTTTCGAGGGCGCGTACTGCCGGACTTGCAATGATCAGGTCAATCGTTGTCTGTTGTTTAATAAGCTGGTCAATAACTAATTTTGTCCGTTTTTTCCCTTTCTCCAGCAAGGGACGGTCGTAATCATTCATTGCCACGCTATTCCATGATGATTTGGCATGGCGTACCATGTAAAGCGTTTTCATTTCTACCAAAATTCTTCATAAATGTAACGAAACAATATTGTTGATTATTATCCCTTCATTTTTAAAAAAATGCTTATCCGTTTTCCTGCACAAAAGCATAAAGCAATTATTTATGAAGAAAAATATTAATGATTCATAGTATGATATATTATTTTTTCAATGAAGTAGGCTTTGTGATTTTCTGTTTATTTTTGCAAATTCTAAGACCAAACCAAATATTTTTTAATAATATTTGTGTTTTTAAACTTTTAATAAAGTTTGCAGCAGATGGCGAAAATTGAACATCGGCAGGGTTCAAAACATGAAAAAGACGGAAATAATATAACAAAATAATCATGACAAATTTAACAGCAAAACAATTGGAATGCCAGGAAGTCATCGAACAGGCTTCCTTTGCAGAATTAACAACCATTGCCCCCGACGGCTTTCCGTCCACACGGGCTATGTTAAACCTCAGAAACAAACAACAATATCCCCAACTTATCCCACTGTACAGGGAAGAAAGTAATCCCTTGGTTGTTTATATGACAACGAACACCAGCTCCGGTAAGATACAAGAGATAGCCCATAACGAAAAAGCATGTCTTTATTTTTACCAGCCCGAATCCTTTCACGGGGTTTTATTGCAGGGAACCGTGGAACATGTAACAGACAAAGAATTCCGGAAGAAAGTGTGGCATGACGGCTGGGAAATATATTACCCCCAGGGAGATGAAGATTATTCCGTTCTTCGGTTTGTACCTCATAAACTGAAAACCTATTCTAACTTTCAGGTAGCTTCCGAAGATATAAAATAAACACGGAAAACTGCTTGTCAGAAGATCAATAATTAATGTTTTACTGACAATCTTTTATAAAAAACCAACATTCTGTTAACATTCATCGCCTATGGCGAAATTTGTTTATAAACCGGAATGGTTTTTGTGTTTATATGCCTGCAAATTTTGCTGACATACAAACCCATTACAGATTGTTGTGTAAAAATCACCATACAAAGTTCGGTTTGCGTCATTCAGCTAAAAAAAATTTTACAGTATAATACACCCGCATACTTTTGCATCACCAATCAAAACCTTAAAAATGATCCCCATGAAAAAATTAATTGTAACCGTTCTGTGTTTTGTTATAGCACTGACGGCTTTTTCGCAGGAAAAAGAACAACGACACTTCAACAGAAACGATGAAGTAAAAACCATTTTTAACACCAACGAACTCCTTAACGGATATTACATCGGGCTTAACGGTGGTTATACCCAGGTGGACGGCAAAGACGCCCTGGTTTTTGGCATCAAAGGAGCTTACCTTCTCAATCATAACCTGGCATTAGGTCTCGCCGGGAATATTTTTGCCGATCCTAACGACAATCTTTATTATAAAGACCTCAAAGAAAACGTCAACGGTTATCTCCGTGGTGGTTACGGTGGTCTGCTTATAGAACCCATTTTAATGCCTAAGCAGCCGATTCATATTGCTTTCCCAATAATAATAGGTGGCGGTAGTGCCTGTTATATCAATGAAGACCGTTTCGATGACGATTGGGAATGGAACTGGAACAATGATAACGACGATGTAATTGACGATGATGCTTTCTTTGTTGTGGAACCCGGCGTGGAAGTACAGATGAATGTACTTAAATTTATGCGTTTTTCGGTAGGAGCAAGCTACCGCGTTACTTCCGGTAACGATTTAATTAAATCTGACGACGATTTTCTTAACGGATTTTCTACCAATGCCTCTTTACGTTTCGGAAAATTTTAATTTGTAATTCTACATCATACCATGACATTCGAAAATGCAGTTCAAAAGATTGAAGTGGATAATGTACGGTTAACGGCTAACTATTACAGGGAATACCTGGGGTTTACCGAAGTAAGTCCACCGGATAAAAGCAGTAACCCCAATGGGATTATCCTCCGGTATGAAGAAAACGAAATCTGTTTGGAGACAAAGATTAAGAAAAAATTTTCCTCCTCCTTTACAACAAAACCTGTAAATCTGCGTTTTAAAAATCCACAGACAATAGCGTCTCTTTTTGAAAAATATAAACAACAAGTGAAAATTGTAAATACCAATGGCTTACAAGACAACAGGATTACGGAATTTGCTATAAAAGATTGTAACGGTCTGCTTGTACTGTTTACCTCCTGAACATGTAAATAATCAGTTTTCTCATAACTTGATGGAAAATAGGGTAGCTTCGGTTGCCCTTTTTCTTTTTCTATTTTCAGTTTATAGCCTCGGGTTGGAAAACAGAAGATTATGGAGAGTACATTTGTCTGCCTTTATTCATGAAAGTATAAGACCGTTGCAATGCTATGAGGGGTATTTTTCTAACTTTGGATTGATAATTTTTTATTCATCAACAGATAATTACTTCAGCTAAGGTACCAACCGTTTAACCATTCAAATTATTTTCAAATTTTGTCTTATTTCACCATCACTTTCCGGCTCAGGCTTTCTTTTCCTTTTTGGATGTTTACCAGGTACACTCCTTTTGCAAGGGTGGAAACATCTATGTTGTGCGAAAATCTGTCTGTGCAGTTTCTGAATTTTTGTTCCCAAACGGTTTTCCCGCCAAGGGTATAAAAAGCAATGTTTACGTCGTCAACTTTATTCACATCAAAAGAAACGCTAAGCTGATTGTGCGCCGGATTTGGGGAAAAAACACATTGCGAGTTGGTGAGTTCTTTTATCCCAACTCCCGGATTGTACGTCCAGGTTCCCACGCTTAACCCTCTGCCATGGGTGGAGGCAAGCACCGTATTGTCGCTTTCGCGGATTTGCAGCATGTCAACCCGCACGTTTGCAAGCCCGTCGTTGTTGGGTTCCCATAAAGAAGTGGTTGCATTGATGTTCTCGGTTGTCCAGATGCCGGTTTCAGTAGCAAGCATCACCTGTTTGCTGTTTTGCGGATGGTAGATAGCCCAGCGGATGGGCATATCCGGCAGGTTGGTTTCTTTTTCCGTCCAGTTGGTTCCTCCATTGGTAGTTTGCCAAACGGAAGAAACGCCATAGTTAGAAAAGGTTACCAGTAAGGTGTCTTCCGAACCACCTATTGCCACACAGGAAATGTTTGCCGTGGGGAAATCCGGACTACCAATCTCGGTTACCAGCGGACTTGCCTGCGCATTTTCCACTTTATACAATTTCCCGGATTGCGTTCCGGCAAACAGAGTGGATTTACCTGTCGGAGCATAAGGCGAAACGGTAACATTGCTAAAGATAACCGATGAACCAGAAGCTATCGTGATATACCCAGTTTGCGGATTGTTGGGAATTCCTGTGATGCGTAAAATTTTACCCGCATAGCTACCATTGAACATCACTGCGTTTGCGTAAAGCTTATTATCCCGGCTATCCAAGGAAGCAGGATTTACAAAGATACCATCGCCGGTGTTAGAACCTCCGGCATAATTTCCGTTTTGCCAAAAAGTATAGGCATTATAGTAAACCGATGAAATAAAAACGGAAGGGTTATCTTTATCATAAAAGCAATAAGCTCCGTCGCCACCGTCTATCATGTCGTTGATGGTAAGAGGGCTACCGGTAAAATACACAGTTCCGTTATCCTGCAACCCTCCGAGGTAATTTGCGGTACCTGCGGTAGGGTGGAGGGCACCGGAATAAAATTGCAGTGTATTGTAGTTGTTGTTTCTTTGTTCAAAAACAGGGTAAGTGTTGTTTGCGGAAGCGGTAAAGAAAATACCTCCATCGGAGCCAAAAAGTGCTTCGGACGACGAACCTGGTTTGAATGTAATGATATGCTGGTCGGCGTGTACGTAGTCAGTACCACCGCCACTGTACATAGCAGCCCAGTCGGAAATGCGGGTCCAGGAACTTCCGGAATTGGTTGATTTATGCAAATCAAGCCCTCCGGCAAAAATGTTGTTTGCATTATTTGGATCTACGACCATGTCAAGGGCATGCCAGGCAATATAGGCAAAACTGTTTTGTCCCTGGGCATCATCCGGAACATTTTTTTCCGTCCAGTTTAGTCCCCTATCGGAAGACTTCAGCAGATAATCACAGTAAAAATAATCAAAACCATTTTCAGAATTAACAAAACCATCGGCAATGAGTGCATACACCACATTGGCATCGGATGGAGCTGTAGCCAAAACTACCCTTCCGGGGATGTTACGACTGGGATCGGATTCAATAATCGTTTTATAATCATCAAAAACAGTCCAGTTGCCGGCTGTTCCAAGATCAGAATACAAGATGGTTGCGCCGCCATTGCCGTCGAGGTTTCTGCCGGTTCCTACATAAATCCGTCCATCGGCACCCAGTTCGATGTCGGAAGGTGCATAAGGAACAGTTTCTCCTGCAATGTTTGGCAATACCTGTTCCCATGCGGTTCCGCCATCGGAAGAACGGTAAACGCCATCGGAAGGTATGCTTTGATGATTGATGCCCATGTATTTCCCCGACATCACCCCGGCATAAATCACGCCGTTTCCGTTTTCATTTCTTACTTTAATATCTGTAACATAGGCAAAGTTACTGGTGGAAGGTAAAAGTTCCCAGCTTTGTCCGCCGTCAGCCGATTTATAAATTCCGCTTCCTCTGCCCGATGATTCCCGGTAGGTTATCAATGCCGTTTGTGCTTCTCCGGTCCCCACATAAAAAACTTGTGTATTCGTAGGATCGTAAGTGATACTACTTACAGCAAGATTTGCCCAGAAATCGTTGACCGGAACCCAGGAAGAGGTATTGCTGGCAGCATCATCGTTGTACCAAAGTCCGCCGGTAACTCCGCCAGCCCAGGCTTTGTTTCCGGAAGCATCGTTGGGATCCCACATGATGGCGCGGGTACGTCCGCCCATGTTGGAAGGAACTTCCTGCCACTGAACAGGATTGTTCTCGCTTTTTCTCAACTGCATTTGCCTGGTGAAGGAAAATGCCTGCTGTAACCTTTCGGCAGGAACTCTTCCCAAAGCCGGGTCCATTGTCATCAGGTATTCCTGAAAAGCCGCAACATCCGGTTGATCTACCGCTTTTCCACCTTCTTTTTCTTTTCCATTTTCTTTTTCTCTTTCAGGAGCCAAAGAATACTGATGTTTCAGAAAGTTTTCATAACGAATTCTTTCAATATCTTTATAAATATCTGAAAGGTGAAAAATTAAAGCAGCGATAAAAACACTGAGAACAAACAAGGCAACGAATAACTTTTTCGACATGGTTTTGTTTTTTAGAAAATACGACTATAAAAGTAAGTTTTTTTGGGAATGTTCCTTTGCATTTCAACAAAAGTGTAAATTTACATTTTTATAAATCCTAATGACATTACGAAAACATATTCCTAACGCCATTACAGCGATGAATCTTTTATGTGGTTGTATTGCTGTATTTTTTGCTTTTATTAATCCTCAAATTTCGGCACTTTTTATTGTTTTGGCAGCTATCTTCGATTTCTTTGATGGTATGGTTGCACGTTTGCTGCATGTAAAAAGTGCTATCGGAAAGGAGCTGGACTCGCTTGCTGATATAGTTTCTTTCGGTGTTGCCCCGGGTTTCATTCTCTTTGGTCTGATTGATCAAAGTCAGGAATTACAGTTTTTTATTCCCTTTGAAAATATTGCACCTTTTATTCATCAATTGAATATTCTGCCTTTTGTAGCTTTTGCTATTCCGGTGTTTTCGGGTTTGAGACTTGCAAAATTCAATGTTGACACCCGCCAGGAAGAAGCTTTTATCGGGTTGCCTACGCCGGCTTGTGCGCTGATGATTCTTTCGTTGCCGATGATGGAACGCTATACTCCGGAAATTTTTTATGCTTTTTTCAGCAATACGTATGTATTGCTGGTACTTACAGTGATTTTTTCCTTTTTACTGGTAGCTCCGCTCCGACTTTTTTCTTTAAAATTTAAAGGCTTTGGGTGGAAAAACAATGAAATCCGATGGGCATTCCTGCTGGTATCCCTTTTGCTGATTATTGTTTTACAATTCCTTGCTATTCCGGTTATTTTGTTGGTTTATATTATTTTATCAATAATATTCCCAAAATCATAAATTTACCTTCTGCAATTATCCTCTGCATACCATTCAGCATAGGAAGTTACGGTTTCCCGTAATTTCAGACTGTGAAGCTTTATGGTGGCAGGAAGTTTCTCTTGCAAAACAGCAGCAAAGTCAATCAGCAGGTTTTCGCTGGTAGGCTGGTAATCAGCAAAAATAAGCTTATCAAATAGTTCGTCTATTTCGCCAAAAGAAGAGCTTTGTGCTTTTTTATTTAGCACTAACGCATGATCGTATCTATCAATGATGTTTTCACGAACAATTTTCTTCAGTTCGCCAAAATCCATTACCATGCCCAATTTTGGTGAATTTTGATCTTCACAGGGCTTTCCGGAAACAGTAACCCAAAGTTCGTAAGAATGGCCGTGAATGTGGCGGCAGGCTCCGTCGTAACCGGCAAGGGCATGCGCCATTTCAAATTTGAATTCTTTTGTCAGCCGGATGACAGACATAATAACCTATTTTACAATTTTATAGTAGTAATTTACCTTTTGCATTTCGGATGTAAGATTAAGGATATAAACCCCACAGGAAAGGCCGGAAGTATTTAATGTAAATTTCCCTTCCCGGCTTGTTACCGGGCTAATAATCTGTTTTCCTTCCAGATTATAAACTGTGGCAAAATATTTTACAGATTCTGCATTGGAAATGGTTACATTACAAATATCATAAACCGGGTTGGGATAAATATCTACTGCAAGGGACGGTATTTCGGATACTTCACTTGTAGAACCCCAGATTGCATCAACAAACTCAGGATGGTCAATAAAAGGATTACGGTTATTCTGAATAAGGTAAATAGCGTTGTTACGATTAATTTCTTTCGGGCTTACCGGATCCTGAACAGCCCACGCTTTCAGCAAGGCAAGTGCCCACGCTTTTGGCTCGCAGCCATCTACCATTTGGCTTCCTGGCCAACTGCCATCTTCGGTATAATAACGGATAGCCATGTAAAAATAGGTACGGGCAATATCGCCTTTGTAAACATCTATAGGTTCAAAAACAATTCCGGTATAACCGCTGGTAGAACAATTTCCAAGTCTGCTCCCGTTTTCGGAAACCCAGTCGGGATAATTCACTTCCCCGAAAGGATAATTACTTCTCTTTCCGTTAACAAAACCATCTGTTGGATAAATATGAAATAAATCAGATTTCATGGGCATGGCCTCATCAAACCAGCTTTGCGGAAAGCTGTGTTCGCGGTTGTAGCAATCGCCTTCCTGGTTGTAGCTGCCACATTCATCGTTATTGTTATAATAATAAATGTAAGGGGAAGTGCCTCCGGGGACGTCGGAATAAATATCCCAAACCGTATTGTTGGATTTTTTGTCCGTTTGCTCAAAATAGCTGATTAGTGAGCTGTATGTTTGTGCATTATGGTCATTAATGATATTGTGAAGAGCAGCTTTGAGAGCCGTTCCGGTCAATCCCTGGACTGAGTTATAATATCCTGCAGGGATTTGTCCCGAAACAAAATACAGGGAAATCAACAGGGAAAATAAAAGAATACATTTCTTCATCGAAAGAAATTTAGGAAAGCAAAAATAGTTATAATAATTACATGAAAATCAGAGGCACAATTTTTTTTAGCCATTCGGCATCTACAGCATCAAAGCAATTGAAATCTTTGCCGTCCACATCCAGAACACCTATGATTGCACCATTTTTATCCTTCAAAGGAACAACCACTTCCGATTTTGATCGGCTGTCGCAGGCTATATGTCCCGGAAAATCATGAACATCCTGAACTACGATTGTTTTTTTCTGGTTGATACCAGCCCAGCAAACGCCGGTATCTGTTTTCAATTCCTGGCAGGCAACCGGTCCCTGGTATGGACCCACCAACAGGCGCTCATTTTTTAAAAGGTAAAATCCGCACCAGAAAAAAGTATCCATTTTATGGTATAATACCGCAGCAATAGTTGCCATCCGCGAAACGGGATCGTTGCTTTTGGGAACAAGTTCAGTAAGTTGTTGATAAATTCTTTCGTAACGACCTATTTTCTTAGCTGTTTCCATAAAAATTTATTTGATGCAAAGATACGGTAATAAAAAAACATCCTGTAAAGCAGGTGCAGTACAGGATGTTTAATTGAGCTAAAATTTTATTCAAATACTTCTTATGCACTTATTTTACTCTTTCCAACTCAACAGTAAAATGGCGCATGAGAGGTGCAGGTTCGGCAGTAATCCTTAACCCTTTGATAATTTGATCACGGCGATCAAATACATTTTTTAGAGCAACGGCTACAACATCTATGTGGTTGTTGGTATAAACCCTTCTTGGAATAGCCAAACGAAGTAATTCAAGAGCAGGGTAACGGCTTTCGTGGGTTTCCGGATCACGGTCGGTCATCAGGGCGCCAATTTCCACACCACGGATACCAGCTTCCAGATATAGTTCAATAGCAAGAGTTTGTGCTACAAACTGTTCTTTAGGGAGGTTAGGTAAAAAACGCTTTGCATCTACAAAAACAGCATGTCCACCTATGGGGTATTGTATAGGAATTCCAAATTCTATCAGTCTGTTTCCTAAGTGTTCTACTTGTTTTATTCTTGTTTCGAGGTAACTGAATCCGGTATTTTCATAAAGTCCGCAGGCAAGTGCATTCATGTCTCTTCCCGACATACCGCCGTAAGTAACAAAACCTTCGAACATAATATTGAAAGTGCTGGCTCTTCTCCAAAGATCCTGATTACGCATAGCAATAAATCCGCCCATGTTTACAATCGCATCTTTTTTGCTGCTCATGGTCATTCCGTCGGCATAGCTGTACATTTCGGCTACAATTTCGCGAATGCTCTTATTTTCATATCCTTTTTCTCTAACTTTGATGAAATAAGCATTTTCGGCAAAACGTGCAGAATCATAAAATACTGGAACACCATATTTTGAAGCAATGTTATGAATATCTCTGAGATTTTGCATGGAAACGGGCTGTCCTCCCGAAGAATTGCAAGTGATTGTGATAACAATCAGGGGAATTTTTTCCACCGGATTTTCTTTCAACACTTTTTCAAGCTTTTCGATGTTAACATTTCCTTTGAAGGGATGCGGGTGAACGGTGTCGAAAGCTTCGTCAATGGTACAGTCAATCGCTTTGGCATGGCGATATTCAATATGCCCCTTGGTAGTATCGAAATGGGAGTTTCCGGGAACAATGTCGCCATTTTTTAACATGGTAGTAAAAAGTACATTTTCGGCAGCCCGTCCCTGATGGGTTGGTAAAAAATTGTCGAAACCGAAAATGTCTTTGATTGCAGATTTCATTTTGTAATAAGAA encodes:
- a CDS encoding endonuclease, which encodes MKKCILLFSLLISLYFVSGQIPAGYYNSVQGLTGTALKAALHNIINDHNAQTYSSLISYFEQTDKKSNNTVWDIYSDVPGGTSPYIYYYNNNDECGSYNQEGDCYNREHSFPQSWFDEAMPMKSDLFHIYPTDGFVNGKRSNYPFGEVNYPDWVSENGSRLGNCSTSGYTGIVFEPIDVYKGDIARTYFYMAIRYYTEDGSWPGSQMVDGCEPKAWALALLKAWAVQDPVSPKEINRNNAIYLIQNNRNPFIDHPEFVDAIWGSTSEVSEIPSLAVDIYPNPVYDICNVTISNAESVKYFATVYNLEGKQIISPVTSREGKFTLNTSGLSCGVYILNLTSEMQKVNYYYKIVK
- a CDS encoding tryptophanase, whose amino-acid sequence is MELPFSESYKIKMVEPIRRSTRAEREEWIKNARYNLFNLRSDQVFIDLLTDSGTGAMSDRQWSEMMLGDESYAGASSYYKMKSAIKDIFGFDNFLPTHQGRAAENVLFTTMLKNGDIVPGNSHFDTTKGHIEYRHAKAIDCTIDEAFDTVHPHPFKGNVNIEKLEKVLKENPVEKIPLIVITITCNSSGGQPVSMQNLRDIHNIASKYGVPVFYDSARFAENAYFIKVREKGYENKSIREIVAEMYSYADGMTMSSKKDAIVNMGGFIAMRNQDLWRRASTFNIMFEGFVTYGGMSGRDMNALACGLYENTGFSYLETRIKQVEHLGNRLIEFGIPIQYPIGGHAVFVDAKRFLPNLPKEQFVAQTLAIELYLEAGIRGVEIGALMTDRDPETHESRYPALELLRLAIPRRVYTNNHIDVVAVALKNVFDRRDQIIKGLRITAEPAPLMRHFTVELERVK
- a CDS encoding GAF domain-containing protein, whose amino-acid sequence is METAKKIGRYERIYQQLTELVPKSNDPVSRMATIAAVLYHKMDTFFWCGFYLLKNERLLVGPYQGPVACQELKTDTGVCWAGINQKKTIVVQDVHDFPGHIACDSRSKSEVVVPLKDKNGAIIGVLDVDGKDFNCFDAVDAEWLKKIVPLIFM